A window of Maioricimonas rarisocia genomic DNA:
CAGGCATACGAACTGAAGCTGACCGACGATGGCAACTTCACCTGGAAATACACACAGAGCGGCAAGAGCCAGGAAGTGAGCGGCGTCTACGCCGTCGATGATGGAACGCTGGCCATGCAGCCGGACAGTGGTGGCACGATGGTGGCCGAGCTGACTGATGTCTCCGGCACGCAGTTCCACTTCACAATGGTGGGTGGTCCGGAAGGTGACCCGGGGCTCCAGTTCGCGAAGAGTCCCCCCGCTGCACGCTGAGCAGAATCGAGCGGAAACGACGTCGACGGGTCGCAGGCGGATACGAGTCCCTGTGGCCCGTCGTGCGTTTCTCATTCACGGTCCGGGCGATCCAGTTCGTCGAACCGGATGTCACCCAGGTCCCGCGTCTCGCCGACTTCGAGTTCCACGTCATTCAGCAGAATGCGTTTGTCGAGAATCCGGTTGGCGGCGAAGTCCCTGATGCTGATCTCAACCGTCAGCGGCAGGTCGGCAGGGAGCCCTACCAGTTCGAACCGCCCCTCGTCGTCGGTATGCGGGTAGTAGCCATCGTCCGGCTGTGAGGGAAACTGAGCCTGCTTCTGAGTCGGATCGTAAAGGTAGGGAGTACGCAGCGCTGCCTCGGCCACCGGTCGGCCCGCCGCATCGACCACCCGTCCCCGAACGGTCGACGACTCCACCAGTTCAATGCGGGCTTTCTTGTCGGTCGGTTCCACCCAGGTCCAGCCGGCCCATTTGTAGTCGCGGCTGCGGGCCTGCGTGACACGCCCGGGCTCCTCTTCGAAGAAACGGATCGTCCCCGGCCCCAGTTGCTGCTGGCCAAAGTCGAACTTCACCAGCGAGAACGGTCCGTTGTCGGAAGTCTCGTTAGAGTAGTAGACCTGCGACGGACCGCCGGATGGACGCACGAACTCGAGCGGAACCTCGATCGTCTTCTCACCGACGACCAGGTCGATCGTATGCGTTTCGGCGTCGGCGGGAGGGTCGATTTCGACGACCAGATGGTGGTTCCACGCGGTGACGTAGGTCGGCTCCGTCCGAAACATCGAGTGCCGTTCTTCTTCGCGGTAGCGGTGGTGCTCGATCGTGTCCCAGCCACTTCCCCGGCGATACTCATCACCTTCCGAAGCGAGGAAGCCGAGAATTCCGGGACCGGGCAGGACCTGGATCGCGAAGCGGCCGTTGTCGTCCACGGTTGCCGTATGGCGATCCGTGCTGAGTGAAGACGGCTTGAGTGACTCCAGGTGCGGGTTGTCGACAAACACGTATGCTTCGATACGGCCCGCAACAGGCTTGCCGGTTGTCATGTCGGTGACCCGGCCGGTCACCGTGACGCCCCGTGGCATCTTGAAGTCGGTGCGGGTCAGCAGATCTTCATCCGCAAGGTTTGGCTGGCGTTCGACCGCGACCATCCAGATGTCTTCGGGAGGTGCGGCGAAGATGCGGGATTCTCCAATCGGCAGGCCCGGCAGGGCGTAATCGCCGTTGGCGTCGGTCGTGGAGGCGATGAGGCGTTCGGCACGGAAGAAGGAGAAGCCGGGGCCACGCCACGGGCTGACGGTCACACTCGGGACCGGCTGGCCGGTCTCTGCCTCGACGACTTTCCCCATGAGAGGAACGGAAGGCTGTACGGTCTGCCGGATGTTGCTGTGAGGATGGACCGTCAGTTCCGGCTCACCCCGCTGGTACCCGATGTTGAAGCCTTCCCCGTCATCCGACCGGACGAGGATCGTTGTCGCCTCGACGCGTGTTCCCAGTGCCATCAGACCAACGAGACAGTCTGGACCGACCGAGTCGATGACGAATCGTCCCTCGGCGTCCGTCTCGACCCAGGGCAGGAGCAGTTCCGAGGAGCGATCGACGTACACCACGGTCCGGCCCTTCCGTTCCAGCTCCCGCACCCATTCCACGTCCGCAGCAGCTTCCGCGAGAGGCGAGCGACGATCTTCACCGAACCGAAGCACGCGATACGGTCGGACCCGGACGCCAGCAGCCGGGTGGCCCGCGGTGTCAACAAGCTGTCCCCGAATCGGTACCGCCCTCGGCAGGGTCAGCGTCGCGTCGCTGTTCTCGGAGTTCGACGCGTCGAACTCTTCGCCGCGGGCATCGGCCAGTCCGAAGCCTTCAGCACGGACGAACAACCGGACGTGATCGGGACTCGCAGATTCGTCGAGCTGAACGCGAAACCGACCTTCTTCATCTGTCTGTCCGAGTTCGCGGATTGGCTCGTCGTAGGTGAGTCGGCCAGTCACCAGAGCGTTCGCAACGGGAGCGCCGTCTTCATCGACGACGCGACCGGCCAGTTCGTGCGAAGACTCTGCCGATACGGAATGATTGCCGACGCAGAGAAACGCTGCGCAGAGAAGGAGAAAGACGGAAACAGCATCGGTCAGTGTCAATCGAGTGCGAGTCATGGAGCCTGTACCGGTGAGAGAAAAGGGGCAGCAATCGAGTATGCCCGAAATCCCGGAGCGCGAAAGGGGGCAATGGGGAAAAACGTCGGCTGTCCATCTGACTCGTGGCAGAGGATCTGTTGCTCGAAGCAGGTGGCCTGCTCCGCGTCGTCGTGGCTCGCTTGATCGCCGGTCGCCCTTGCTGTCGAGTCGTTTGATGCAGGTGTCGCAGATCATGCCCTCCCACCCAACGGGCTGGATGTGGTATCAGTTCTTCAGGCGGTGGCCGACGGGCGGCTGTCCGCAGCGCGCTTCCCATTTTCCCAGAGTGAGCCGACCCCGTGGCATTCGACGTCAGCACGATCCAGCAGGCGCTTCGCGACTTCGACATCGACGCCTGGCTTCTGTACGACTTTCGCGGCTGCAACTCTCTGGCGTGCCGTGTGCTGGAGATCGACGAAGACGCGATCGGTTCGCGAAGATGGCTGTACCGGATTCCGGCAGAAGGTGAGCCGCACAAGCTGGTGCACCGGATCGAATCCGCGGCACTCGATCACCTTCCGGGTGGCAAGACGGTCTATCTGCGGTGGCAGGAGTTCGAAGCGGGTGTCGCCGACCTGGTGAAGGGGTTTGCACGTGTCGCGATGGAGTATTCGCCGCGGAACGCCAATCCCTATGTCGCCCGAGCCGATGCCGGCACCGTCGAGCTGGTGCGGGGAGAAGGGGCGGACGTCGTCTCGTCAGGCGACCTGGTGCAGTTGTTCGAGGCGGTCTGGGACGAACAGCAGTGGGAAATGCATCAGGAGGTGGCCGTTCACACGAACGCGGCGTTCGACATCGCGTGGGACTTCGTCGCGAAGCGCATCCGGGACGAAGGGGCTGCCGAAGAAGCCGCAGTCCGCGACGTCATCATGGATCACTTTGCGAAGAACGATCTGGTGACGTACCACCCGCCGATCGTCGGTCGGGGGCCACACAGTGGACTTCCGCATTACGAGACCGGGACCGGCGATGACACCCGCATTCGCGAAGGGGACTTCGTACTGATCGATCTGTGGGCGAAGCTCAACCGGCCGCGGTCCGTGTACAGCGACCTGACGCGGACCGGCTATGTCGGCACCGATGTTCCCGGGAAGTACACCGAGATCTTTGAGATCGTTGCTGCAGCTCGGGACGCCGGCATTGCTCTCGTAAAGGACGCGTTCGCGCAGTCCCGACCGCTGCAGGGTTGGGAAGTCGATGACGCGGTCCGCAAGGTGATCGACGATGCTGGCTATGGTGACTTCTACGGTCACCGGACCGGGCACAACATTGGTCAGGAGGTTCACGGCAACGGCGCGCACATGGACAACCTGGAAACGCACGAAGAGCGACTCGTCCTGCCGCGAACCTGCTTCTCGATCGAGCCGGGAATTTACCTGCCCGAGTTCGGCGTCCGCAGCGAAGTGGATGTCTACATCGATGCGGAGGGTGGCGTCCACGTCACCGGTGGCGAACTGCAGACGGCCGTGGTCCCGATTCTGGCAAGGTGAGCCGGCTGCGGCGAAGCGGCACTTAAGCCTGTTTGTGAACCTCGAGGGTCATCTGGTCGCCGAACCACCGCATGAAGGGGAGCAGCTTGAACATCTGGTGGTCCCAGCGTTCGAGCATGGGGCGGCGGCCGAAGAGCGACGACAGCTTGGCGATGACGTGAAAACGGGTCACCTTCAGGTTGCCGAACCGCTCCCGCATGATGCGGAAGTCGGTGCCGTCCAGGTTCTTCTCTCCCGGGGCATCCTCGAAGTGCATCGACCCGGTCGCCAGCGATTTGACCCCTTTGGGAAGGATCCAGGTGACCGGCGGTGAATTGCGCAGCAGGTCGCGAAACGGGGTCAGACGCGGCTCCCGAAAGACAGCCCAACCACCCGGCTTGAGAACGCGATAAATCTCGTCGACGCAGGTCTGGGTGTCGACGTGGTGAATAATGTCGATCCCGACGGCGGCGTCGAATGTGGCATCGTCGAATTCAAGCGCCTCAGCCGGTTGCTGGTGAAACGTCGCTCGGTCGGTCAGGTCGAACCGTCGAGCCAGCTCCCGGGACGTCTCCACGCATTTCCGGGACAAATCGATGCCATCCACCTGGTAACCCAGGCTGGCATAGATCAGCGCGTCGCGACCGTATCCTGATCCGACAACCAGCAGTCGCTTGCCCGGCTCGACCCGCTCGGCGACTTTCGAATAGGCCGACCAGTACGGACACCAGGGACCGAAGCGTGGCTTCTGGTAATGGTCCAGTCTGACCGAATCGAGATCGAACTCGCGGTTGTCGAACTTCTGCTGCTGGGCCTCGTAGACGTCGATCTGCTGGCTCATGGCCGATTTTCTCAAGGAAAGTCGCTGCAGCGGGATCCGGGGAGGGACGGAACTGCAGGGAGGGGAGGCAGCAACTCACTCATTGAGGCATGCCGTGTCGGTCGCGGGCGATCCGCGGACCGTTCGGTTCTACGGACACGATCCCGCACGAAGGATGCAGGACCGTGCCCCTGGATCGATGATTACTTCTTCCGGAAGTCTCCCGCTTCGAAGTCGGCGCGGGCTTTCTTCTCCTGTGCGGCAGAGACTTCGGGATTCGGGCTGGCATCGACTTCGATGTCTCCCCGGATCCACTTCACCGCCCGGGTGATCGATTCGAGAAAGGCCGGGTTGGTCCAGGTCGACTCGTTGTGCCCCAGGTTGTTGAAGTACACCTTTCCGTCGCCGTAGTTCTTGATCCAGCAGAGCGGCACGTGGTAGCCGTGCTCGGTGTTGACCGGACTGTTCGTCGGGCTCTTCGAGTAGTCCAGGCTCATGAGCACGCGGACTTTTTCCGGCTGCCAGTGACGGTACATGTAAATCTCGTCGCGGATGACGAACTCCTTGCCGAATGGAGCCACGAGCGGATTGTCCGGCTCGTGGACGGTGAAGGTGTTCGTCGAGCCGGCGTTCCACGGGTGACCGATGAACGTTCCACCGATCATGTCCCAGTACGGTTCGTAGTTGTGGTAGGTGTCGGCGGCAGAGTGAAACCCGAGCACGCCGTGTCCCGGCTGCCGCAGCCATTCGTTGAAGAAGTAGTCGCGATCCTCCTCGGCGATGGGGAGGTCGCCGGTGGTGTAGAACGCAACGATGTCGTAGTTCTGCAGATTCTCGCGGGTGAAATCGGCGGCGGCGTCCTGCGTACAGTCGACCTCGAACAGGCCGGTCTGCTGACCCAGCTGGATCATCGCGATCTCAGAGGGGGCCAGCTTGTTGTCCTTACGACGCACGGCCCCGTGCATGAAGCCTTTGCTCTGTGTCACGAACAGGACGCGCGAGGGCTTCTCGGCGGCGCGGGCACTGACCGGCAGAGCGGCGGTGAAACTGAGCAGCACCGCAAACGAGAGGAATCGGCGTCGATGCATGGCGTCGTCTTTCCTGGACTCAACTGCGAAGGTAGGGACTGTGATCGGACTCGCTCGCCCGCGACATGTGAATCCGTATGATAGCCGGGGCAGGGAACCGAGAACAAATCGAAAGGCGTGCGTGACGGCAGACTCGCACGAGTGAACGATGGCAGCCGAATCCGGACAACAGGGTGAGCGGAAGATCCTCGCAGAGGGGAAGTTCCTCCGGCTGGTCCATGACAATGGCTGGGAATTTGCCGAGCGGGTGAACTCCAGCGGCGTCGTGGCCGTGGTTGCGACGACCGACGCCGGCGAAATTGTGATCACCGAGCAGTACCGTCCCGCCGTCCGCCAGAACGTCATCGACTTGCCTGCCGGCCTGGCCGGGGACATCGAAGGAGAAGAGGACGAGGCTCTCAGCCGGGCCGCCGAGCGGGAACTTCTCGAAGAGACCGGTTTCGAATCCGACGGCATGACCGAACTGTTCACCGGTCCGCCTTCTGCCGGGATGAGCAGCGAGCAGGTGACGTTCTTCCGTGCCGGGCGGATTACTCGCGTTCACGACGGCGGCGGCGATCACAGCGAGGACATCACGGTGCATCTGGTGCCGGTGGCCGACGCATGGGACTGGCTCACCGAGAAGGCGGGACCGGAGCGGAGCATCGATCCTAAGGTTTTTTGTGGACTGTACTTCGCCAGGTGACATACCCGTTCCACCGGAGACAGACAGGAATGTCTGTCCCACTTTTGCGAGGTGGCTTTCCCGGAAGACTTGCGGCTGTGGCACCCGGATCGCAGAGCATGGCATCCTGCGATCGGTCGCTCCTGCGGACGCACGCGGGCAAGCAGGCTTTCAGTGCTCCACCACATTCCGCCAGGTGGGGCAGGCATTCCTGCCTGCCCTGATGCTCACCGACCCGGCAACTCCTGACGAACGCCGACACGCTTTGCTGCGTGACGGTTCGACTGCTCGTGCCGCGCAGCCTACCGCGCCAGCGTCCCGCCGATCTGCTCATGAACATGCGGCGAATTGCGGATCACCAGCACGTGCAGCGGGCCGAAATACGTCATCCGTCCCTTGCCGCCGTTGGTCTGCCACGAGGCCGGCTCGATCGTCTGTTCGATCAGGCTGATCAACTGCTGAGCCCGGGCCAGTTCGACGGCGACCGCGGCATTGGCGCCTCCGGCCTGGCGTGACCGAACGCTTCTGATCTGCCGCGCCTGTTCCTGTCTCGCCCGGAGTTGCTCGCGGAGCAGCCGCATGCGGGCATGCTCGAGCCTGTCGCCGACGCGGTCTCGCGTGCGGACGATCTCCGATCCGGCCATTCCGCGGATCGATTCCGGCTGTCGCAATGCTTCGTGCAGTGCCACCAGATCGGGGACCACCTCGATTGGATCGTACGTCCGGCGACGGGCCATCTGCCACGTGAGTTCCGCGTGAACGTCGCGGATCGACTCAGCAGTCCAGGGGGCCGGCACGGGGACAATCACCGGAGCTTGGGCGGTTCTTGCGTCCGGGCCGAGCAGGGCAACGTAGAGCAGCAGATGGGGAGACATGGTTCGCTTCCCTCATTCGAGCGGTCCACTTCCATGACTCTACGCCCCGCGCGTCGGACGTACAACGGGGACGCGTGCACTGGCGGCACTTTCGGAGCGACGTTGAAGGGGGTGGGACGTGACACCCCCGTGGCTTCGCCCGCGTCGCTCACTCCAGCCACGGGCCCACGACCGACCCAGGAATCGGGCGGCGGCTTTCTCGAAAGACCGGGACCGTGTAGGCTGACCAAGGCATCGGCGAGTGCCGATGCGTGTGCCTGGCGATCTGCTCTTCCGGGGAGGTT
This region includes:
- a CDS encoding carboxypeptidase regulatory-like domain-containing protein: MTRTRLTLTDAVSVFLLLCAAFLCVGNHSVSAESSHELAGRVVDEDGAPVANALVTGRLTYDEPIRELGQTDEEGRFRVQLDESASPDHVRLFVRAEGFGLADARGEEFDASNSENSDATLTLPRAVPIRGQLVDTAGHPAAGVRVRPYRVLRFGEDRRSPLAEAAADVEWVRELERKGRTVVYVDRSSELLLPWVETDAEGRFVIDSVGPDCLVGLMALGTRVEATTILVRSDDGEGFNIGYQRGEPELTVHPHSNIRQTVQPSVPLMGKVVEAETGQPVPSVTVSPWRGPGFSFFRAERLIASTTDANGDYALPGLPIGESRIFAAPPEDIWMVAVERQPNLADEDLLTRTDFKMPRGVTVTGRVTDMTTGKPVAGRIEAYVFVDNPHLESLKPSSLSTDRHTATVDDNGRFAIQVLPGPGILGFLASEGDEYRRGSGWDTIEHHRYREEERHSMFRTEPTYVTAWNHHLVVEIDPPADAETHTIDLVVGEKTIEVPLEFVRPSGGPSQVYYSNETSDNGPFSLVKFDFGQQQLGPGTIRFFEEEPGRVTQARSRDYKWAGWTWVEPTDKKARIELVESSTVRGRVVDAAGRPVAEAALRTPYLYDPTQKQAQFPSQPDDGYYPHTDDEGRFELVGLPADLPLTVEISIRDFAANRILDKRILLNDVELEVGETRDLGDIRFDELDRPDRE
- a CDS encoding M24 family metallopeptidase, which gives rise to MAFDVSTIQQALRDFDIDAWLLYDFRGCNSLACRVLEIDEDAIGSRRWLYRIPAEGEPHKLVHRIESAALDHLPGGKTVYLRWQEFEAGVADLVKGFARVAMEYSPRNANPYVARADAGTVELVRGEGADVVSSGDLVQLFEAVWDEQQWEMHQEVAVHTNAAFDIAWDFVAKRIRDEGAAEEAAVRDVIMDHFAKNDLVTYHPPIVGRGPHSGLPHYETGTGDDTRIREGDFVLIDLWAKLNRPRSVYSDLTRTGYVGTDVPGKYTEIFEIVAAARDAGIALVKDAFAQSRPLQGWEVDDAVRKVIDDAGYGDFYGHRTGHNIGQEVHGNGAHMDNLETHEERLVLPRTCFSIEPGIYLPEFGVRSEVDVYIDAEGGVHVTGGELQTAVVPILAR
- a CDS encoding class I SAM-dependent methyltransferase, translated to MSQQIDVYEAQQQKFDNREFDLDSVRLDHYQKPRFGPWCPYWSAYSKVAERVEPGKRLLVVGSGYGRDALIYASLGYQVDGIDLSRKCVETSRELARRFDLTDRATFHQQPAEALEFDDATFDAAVGIDIIHHVDTQTCVDEIYRVLKPGGWAVFREPRLTPFRDLLRNSPPVTWILPKGVKSLATGSMHFEDAPGEKNLDGTDFRIMRERFGNLKVTRFHVIAKLSSLFGRRPMLERWDHQMFKLLPFMRWFGDQMTLEVHKQA
- a CDS encoding ThuA domain-containing protein, which codes for MHRRRFLSFAVLLSFTAALPVSARAAEKPSRVLFVTQSKGFMHGAVRRKDNKLAPSEIAMIQLGQQTGLFEVDCTQDAAADFTRENLQNYDIVAFYTTGDLPIAEEDRDYFFNEWLRQPGHGVLGFHSAADTYHNYEPYWDMIGGTFIGHPWNAGSTNTFTVHEPDNPLVAPFGKEFVIRDEIYMYRHWQPEKVRVLMSLDYSKSPTNSPVNTEHGYHVPLCWIKNYGDGKVYFNNLGHNESTWTNPAFLESITRAVKWIRGDIEVDASPNPEVSAAQEKKARADFEAGDFRKK
- a CDS encoding NUDIX hydrolase is translated as MAAESGQQGERKILAEGKFLRLVHDNGWEFAERVNSSGVVAVVATTDAGEIVITEQYRPAVRQNVIDLPAGLAGDIEGEEDEALSRAAERELLEETGFESDGMTELFTGPPSAGMSSEQVTFFRAGRITRVHDGGGDHSEDITVHLVPVADAWDWLTEKAGPERSIDPKVFCGLYFAR